In Dama dama isolate Ldn47 chromosome X, ASM3311817v1, whole genome shotgun sequence, one genomic interval encodes:
- the G6PD gene encoding glucose-6-phosphate 1-dehydrogenase isoform X1 — protein MGTRASCGELQADSRGSGDMAQPQLRQQAARGSAAGAENAMAEQVALSRTQVCGILREELYQGDDFHQADTHIFIIMGASGDLAKKKIYPTIWWLFRDGLLPEDTYIVGYARSRLTVADIRKQSEPFFKATPEEKSKLEEFFARNSYVAGQYDDTASYERLNSHINALHQGTQTNRLFYLALPPTVYEAVTKNIHETCMSHTGWNRIIVEKPFGRDLQSSDQLSNHISSLFREDQIYRIDHYLGKEMVQNLMVLRFANRIFGPIWNRDNIACVILTFKEPFGTEGRGGYFDEFGIIRDVMQNHLLQMLCLVAMEKPASTDSDDVRDEKVKVLKCISEVQASNVVLGQYVGNPDGEGEATKGYLDDPTVPRGSTTATFAAAVLYVENERWDGVPFILRCGKALNERKAEVRLQFRDVAGDIFRQQCKRNELVIRVQPNEAVYTKMMTKKPGMFFNPEESELDLTYGNRYKNVKLPDAYERLILDVFCGSQMHFVRSDELREAWRIFTPLLHHIEREKAQPIPYVYGSRGPVEADELMKRVGFQYEGTYKWVNPHKL, from the exons ATGGGGACGCGGGCGAGCTGCGGGGAGCTGCAGGCGGACTCGCGAGGTAGCGGGGACATGGCGCAGCCGCAGCTGAGACAGCAGGCGGCCCGCGGCTCAGCGGCCGGCGCAG AGAACGCCATGGCAGAGCAGGTGGCTCTGAGCCGGACCCAGGTGTGCGGGATCCTGCGAGAAGAGCTGTACCAGGGTGATGACTTCCATCAGGCCGATACCCACATCTTTATCATCATGGGTGCATCG GGGGACCTGGCCAAGAAGAAGATCTACCCCACCATCTG GTGGCTGTTCCGGGATGGCCTTTTGCCCGAAGACACCTACATCGTGGGCTATGCCCGCTCCCGCCTCACAGTGGCTGACATCCGCAAGCAGAGCGAACCCTTCTTCAAA GCTACCCCGGAGGAGAAGTCCAAGCTGGAGGAGTTCTTTGCCCGCAACTCCTACGTGGCCGGCCAGTATGATGACACCGCCTCCTACGAGCGCCTCAACAGCCACATAAATGCCCTTCATCAGGGCACACAGACCAACCGCCTCTTCTACCTGGCCTTGCCCCCAACTGTCTACGAGGCTGTCACCAAAAACATCCACGAGACCTGCATGAGCCATAC AGGTTGGAACCGCATCATTGTGGAGAAGCCCTTCGGGAGGGACCTGCAGAGCTCCGACCAACTGTCCAACCACATCTCTTCCCTGTTCCGTGAGGACCAAATCTACCGCATCGACCACTACCTGGGCAAAGAGATGGTCCAGAACCTCATGGTGCTGAG GTTTGCCAACAGGATCTTTGGGCCCATTTGGAACCGGGACAACATCGCCTGCGTCATCCTCACCTTCAAAGAGCCCTTTGGCACTGAGGGTCGTGGGGGCTACTTTGATGAATTTGGGATCATCCG GGACGTGATGCAGAACCACCTCCTGCAGATGCTGTGTCTGGTGGCCATGGAGAAGCCTGCCTCCACCGACTCGGATGACGTGCGTGATGAGAAG GTCAAGGTGTTGAAATGTATCTCAGAGGTGCAGGCGAGCAACGTGGTCCTGGGCCAGTATGTGGGGAACCCCGACGGAGAGGGGGAGGCCACCAAAGGGTACCTGGACGACCCCACGGTGCCCCGTGGGTCCACCACGGCCACCTTTGCGGCCGCCGTCCTCTACGTGGAGAACGAGCGCTGGGACG GGGTGCCCTTCATCCTGCGCTGCGGCAAAGCCCTGAACGAGCGCAAGGCCGAGGTGCGCCTACAGTTCCGTGACGTGGCCGGGGACATCTTCCGGCAGCAGTGCAAGCGCAACGAGCTGGTGATCCGCGTGCAGCCCAACGAGGCCGTGTACACCAAGATGATGAccaagaagcctggcatgttctTCAACCCCGAGGAGTCGGAGCTTGACCTGACCTATGGCAACCGATACAAG AACGTGAAGCTCCCTGACGCCTACGAGCGCCTCATCCTGGACGTCTTTTGCGGGAGCCAGATGCACTTCGTACGCAG TGATGAACTGCGGGAGGCCTGGCGAATCTTCACTCCACTGCTGCACCACATCGAACGTGAGAAGGCCCAGCCCATCCCTTATGTGTATGGCAG CCGGGGCCCTGTGGAGGCAGACGAGCTGATGAAGCGCGTGGGCTTCCAGTACGAGGGCACCTACAAGTGGGTGAACCCCCACAAGCTCTGA
- the G6PD gene encoding glucose-6-phosphate 1-dehydrogenase isoform X2 — MAEQVALSRTQVCGILREELYQGDDFHQADTHIFIIMGASGDLAKKKIYPTIWWLFRDGLLPEDTYIVGYARSRLTVADIRKQSEPFFKATPEEKSKLEEFFARNSYVAGQYDDTASYERLNSHINALHQGTQTNRLFYLALPPTVYEAVTKNIHETCMSHTGWNRIIVEKPFGRDLQSSDQLSNHISSLFREDQIYRIDHYLGKEMVQNLMVLRFANRIFGPIWNRDNIACVILTFKEPFGTEGRGGYFDEFGIIRDVMQNHLLQMLCLVAMEKPASTDSDDVRDEKVKVLKCISEVQASNVVLGQYVGNPDGEGEATKGYLDDPTVPRGSTTATFAAAVLYVENERWDGVPFILRCGKALNERKAEVRLQFRDVAGDIFRQQCKRNELVIRVQPNEAVYTKMMTKKPGMFFNPEESELDLTYGNRYKNVKLPDAYERLILDVFCGSQMHFVRSDELREAWRIFTPLLHHIEREKAQPIPYVYGSRGPVEADELMKRVGFQYEGTYKWVNPHKL, encoded by the exons ATGGCAGAGCAGGTGGCTCTGAGCCGGACCCAGGTGTGCGGGATCCTGCGAGAAGAGCTGTACCAGGGTGATGACTTCCATCAGGCCGATACCCACATCTTTATCATCATGGGTGCATCG GGGGACCTGGCCAAGAAGAAGATCTACCCCACCATCTG GTGGCTGTTCCGGGATGGCCTTTTGCCCGAAGACACCTACATCGTGGGCTATGCCCGCTCCCGCCTCACAGTGGCTGACATCCGCAAGCAGAGCGAACCCTTCTTCAAA GCTACCCCGGAGGAGAAGTCCAAGCTGGAGGAGTTCTTTGCCCGCAACTCCTACGTGGCCGGCCAGTATGATGACACCGCCTCCTACGAGCGCCTCAACAGCCACATAAATGCCCTTCATCAGGGCACACAGACCAACCGCCTCTTCTACCTGGCCTTGCCCCCAACTGTCTACGAGGCTGTCACCAAAAACATCCACGAGACCTGCATGAGCCATAC AGGTTGGAACCGCATCATTGTGGAGAAGCCCTTCGGGAGGGACCTGCAGAGCTCCGACCAACTGTCCAACCACATCTCTTCCCTGTTCCGTGAGGACCAAATCTACCGCATCGACCACTACCTGGGCAAAGAGATGGTCCAGAACCTCATGGTGCTGAG GTTTGCCAACAGGATCTTTGGGCCCATTTGGAACCGGGACAACATCGCCTGCGTCATCCTCACCTTCAAAGAGCCCTTTGGCACTGAGGGTCGTGGGGGCTACTTTGATGAATTTGGGATCATCCG GGACGTGATGCAGAACCACCTCCTGCAGATGCTGTGTCTGGTGGCCATGGAGAAGCCTGCCTCCACCGACTCGGATGACGTGCGTGATGAGAAG GTCAAGGTGTTGAAATGTATCTCAGAGGTGCAGGCGAGCAACGTGGTCCTGGGCCAGTATGTGGGGAACCCCGACGGAGAGGGGGAGGCCACCAAAGGGTACCTGGACGACCCCACGGTGCCCCGTGGGTCCACCACGGCCACCTTTGCGGCCGCCGTCCTCTACGTGGAGAACGAGCGCTGGGACG GGGTGCCCTTCATCCTGCGCTGCGGCAAAGCCCTGAACGAGCGCAAGGCCGAGGTGCGCCTACAGTTCCGTGACGTGGCCGGGGACATCTTCCGGCAGCAGTGCAAGCGCAACGAGCTGGTGATCCGCGTGCAGCCCAACGAGGCCGTGTACACCAAGATGATGAccaagaagcctggcatgttctTCAACCCCGAGGAGTCGGAGCTTGACCTGACCTATGGCAACCGATACAAG AACGTGAAGCTCCCTGACGCCTACGAGCGCCTCATCCTGGACGTCTTTTGCGGGAGCCAGATGCACTTCGTACGCAG TGATGAACTGCGGGAGGCCTGGCGAATCTTCACTCCACTGCTGCACCACATCGAACGTGAGAAGGCCCAGCCCATCCCTTATGTGTATGGCAG CCGGGGCCCTGTGGAGGCAGACGAGCTGATGAAGCGCGTGGGCTTCCAGTACGAGGGCACCTACAAGTGGGTGAACCCCCACAAGCTCTGA
- the G6PD gene encoding glucose-6-phosphate 1-dehydrogenase isoform X3: MQETWVQSLSQEDLLEEGDLAKKKIYPTIWWLFRDGLLPEDTYIVGYARSRLTVADIRKQSEPFFKATPEEKSKLEEFFARNSYVAGQYDDTASYERLNSHINALHQGTQTNRLFYLALPPTVYEAVTKNIHETCMSHTGWNRIIVEKPFGRDLQSSDQLSNHISSLFREDQIYRIDHYLGKEMVQNLMVLRFANRIFGPIWNRDNIACVILTFKEPFGTEGRGGYFDEFGIIRDVMQNHLLQMLCLVAMEKPASTDSDDVRDEKVKVLKCISEVQASNVVLGQYVGNPDGEGEATKGYLDDPTVPRGSTTATFAAAVLYVENERWDGVPFILRCGKALNERKAEVRLQFRDVAGDIFRQQCKRNELVIRVQPNEAVYTKMMTKKPGMFFNPEESELDLTYGNRYKNVKLPDAYERLILDVFCGSQMHFVRSDELREAWRIFTPLLHHIEREKAQPIPYVYGSRGPVEADELMKRVGFQYEGTYKWVNPHKL; encoded by the exons atgcaggagacttgggttcaatccctgagccaggaagatcttctggaggag GGGGACCTGGCCAAGAAGAAGATCTACCCCACCATCTG GTGGCTGTTCCGGGATGGCCTTTTGCCCGAAGACACCTACATCGTGGGCTATGCCCGCTCCCGCCTCACAGTGGCTGACATCCGCAAGCAGAGCGAACCCTTCTTCAAA GCTACCCCGGAGGAGAAGTCCAAGCTGGAGGAGTTCTTTGCCCGCAACTCCTACGTGGCCGGCCAGTATGATGACACCGCCTCCTACGAGCGCCTCAACAGCCACATAAATGCCCTTCATCAGGGCACACAGACCAACCGCCTCTTCTACCTGGCCTTGCCCCCAACTGTCTACGAGGCTGTCACCAAAAACATCCACGAGACCTGCATGAGCCATAC AGGTTGGAACCGCATCATTGTGGAGAAGCCCTTCGGGAGGGACCTGCAGAGCTCCGACCAACTGTCCAACCACATCTCTTCCCTGTTCCGTGAGGACCAAATCTACCGCATCGACCACTACCTGGGCAAAGAGATGGTCCAGAACCTCATGGTGCTGAG GTTTGCCAACAGGATCTTTGGGCCCATTTGGAACCGGGACAACATCGCCTGCGTCATCCTCACCTTCAAAGAGCCCTTTGGCACTGAGGGTCGTGGGGGCTACTTTGATGAATTTGGGATCATCCG GGACGTGATGCAGAACCACCTCCTGCAGATGCTGTGTCTGGTGGCCATGGAGAAGCCTGCCTCCACCGACTCGGATGACGTGCGTGATGAGAAG GTCAAGGTGTTGAAATGTATCTCAGAGGTGCAGGCGAGCAACGTGGTCCTGGGCCAGTATGTGGGGAACCCCGACGGAGAGGGGGAGGCCACCAAAGGGTACCTGGACGACCCCACGGTGCCCCGTGGGTCCACCACGGCCACCTTTGCGGCCGCCGTCCTCTACGTGGAGAACGAGCGCTGGGACG GGGTGCCCTTCATCCTGCGCTGCGGCAAAGCCCTGAACGAGCGCAAGGCCGAGGTGCGCCTACAGTTCCGTGACGTGGCCGGGGACATCTTCCGGCAGCAGTGCAAGCGCAACGAGCTGGTGATCCGCGTGCAGCCCAACGAGGCCGTGTACACCAAGATGATGAccaagaagcctggcatgttctTCAACCCCGAGGAGTCGGAGCTTGACCTGACCTATGGCAACCGATACAAG AACGTGAAGCTCCCTGACGCCTACGAGCGCCTCATCCTGGACGTCTTTTGCGGGAGCCAGATGCACTTCGTACGCAG TGATGAACTGCGGGAGGCCTGGCGAATCTTCACTCCACTGCTGCACCACATCGAACGTGAGAAGGCCCAGCCCATCCCTTATGTGTATGGCAG CCGGGGCCCTGTGGAGGCAGACGAGCTGATGAAGCGCGTGGGCTTCCAGTACGAGGGCACCTACAAGTGGGTGAACCCCCACAAGCTCTGA
- the FAM3A gene encoding protein FAM3A isoform X2, whose amino-acid sequence MRLAGPLRIVALVITVAVTWIVVSILLGGLGFPRIQQLFTSQENSVTAEPRARKYKCGLPQPCPEEHLAFRVVSGAANVIGPKICLEDRMLMSSVKDNVGRGLNIALVNDVNDLLKFIRPLHEGTLVFVASYDDPATKMNEETRKLFSDLGSKNVKDLAFRDSWVFVGAKGVQNKSPFEQHVKNSKHTNKYEGWPEALEMEGCIPRRPAAS is encoded by the exons ATGAGGTTGGCAG GCCCCCTTCGCATCGTGGCCCTGGTCATCACCGTGGCTGTCACCTGGATCGTAGTCAGCATCCTCCTCGGTGGCCTTGGCTTTCCTCGGATCCAGCAACTCTTCACCA GCCAAGAGAACTCAGTGACTGCAG AGCCGCGGGCCAGGAAGTACAAATGCGGTCTGCCCCAGCCATGCCCTGAGGAGCACCTGGCCTTCCGTGTGGTCAGTGGTGCTGCCAATGTCATTGGACCCAAGATCTGCCTGGAAGACAGGAT GCTCATGAGCAGTGTCAAGGACAACGTGGGCCGGGGACTGAACATCGCCCTGGTGAATG ATGTCAACGACCTGCTGAAGTTCATCCGACCACTTCACGAAGGCACCCTGGTGTTTGTAGCTTCCTATGATGACCCAGCCACCAA GATGAATGAAGAGACCCGGAAGCTTTTCAGTGATCTGGGCAGCAAGAACGTCAAGGACCTGGCCTTCCGGGACAGCTGGGTGTTTGTGGGGGCCAAGGGTGTGCAGAACAAGAGCCCCTTTGAGCAG CACGTGAAGAATAGCAAGCACACCAATAAGTATGAAGGCTGGCCCGAGGCGCTGGAAATGGAGGGCTGCATTCCCAGGAGGCCTGCAGCCAGCTAG
- the FAM3A gene encoding protein FAM3A isoform X1, translating into MRLAGPLRIVALVITVAVTWIVVSILLGGLGFPRIQQLFTSQENSVTAEPRARKYKCGLPQPCPEEHLAFRVVSGAANVIGPKICLEDRMLMSSVKDNVGRGLNIALVNGVNGDLIEARAFDMWAGDVNDLLKFIRPLHEGTLVFVASYDDPATKMNEETRKLFSDLGSKNVKDLAFRDSWVFVGAKGVQNKSPFEQHVKNSKHTNKYEGWPEALEMEGCIPRRPAAS; encoded by the exons ATGAGGTTGGCAG GCCCCCTTCGCATCGTGGCCCTGGTCATCACCGTGGCTGTCACCTGGATCGTAGTCAGCATCCTCCTCGGTGGCCTTGGCTTTCCTCGGATCCAGCAACTCTTCACCA GCCAAGAGAACTCAGTGACTGCAG AGCCGCGGGCCAGGAAGTACAAATGCGGTCTGCCCCAGCCATGCCCTGAGGAGCACCTGGCCTTCCGTGTGGTCAGTGGTGCTGCCAATGTCATTGGACCCAAGATCTGCCTGGAAGACAGGAT GCTCATGAGCAGTGTCAAGGACAACGTGGGCCGGGGACTGAACATCGCCCTGGTGAATG GGGTAAATGGAGACCTCATCGAGGCCCGCGCCTTTGACATGTGGGCGGGAG ATGTCAACGACCTGCTGAAGTTCATCCGACCACTTCACGAAGGCACCCTGGTGTTTGTAGCTTCCTATGATGACCCAGCCACCAA GATGAATGAAGAGACCCGGAAGCTTTTCAGTGATCTGGGCAGCAAGAACGTCAAGGACCTGGCCTTCCGGGACAGCTGGGTGTTTGTGGGGGCCAAGGGTGTGCAGAACAAGAGCCCCTTTGAGCAG CACGTGAAGAATAGCAAGCACACCAATAAGTATGAAGGCTGGCCCGAGGCGCTGGAAATGGAGGGCTGCATTCCCAGGAGGCCTGCAGCCAGCTAG